CATTTTCATCTCGGTTCAAGAGGCTCTTTTAAACGAGGGACAAAAATCCGGCAAATAAAAAGGGCCGTGACCGGCCCTTTGCTGTTCGCATTCTGAGATTGAACCATGTCAGACGTCGAAGGAGACGCCCTGAGCGAGCGGAAGCTCGGCCGAATAGTTGATCGTGTTGGTGGCGCGGCGCATGTAGCCTTTCCATGCGTCCGAGCCGGACTCGCGACCGCCGCCGGTCTCTTTCTCGCCGCCGAAGGCACCGCCGATTTCAGCGCCGGACGGGCCGATGTTGACGTTGCAGATGCCGCAGTCGGATCCTGCTGCGCTCATGAATTCCTCTGCCTCTCGCATGTTGAGGGTGAAGATGCAGGAAGACAGGCCCTGCGGCACGTCATTGTGCAGGGCGAGCGCATCGGCGAAGTCGCTATAGCGCATGACATAGAGGATCGGCGCGAAGGTCTCGGTTTTGACCACGTCGCTCTGGCCCGGCATTTCAACAAGAGCCGGGGTGACATAGCATCCGCCAAGACCTTCCTTCTCGACACGTACGCCACCGGTCACGTTGCCGCCTTGTTCGCGGGCCGCGGTGAGGGATGCCTGCATGGTGTTGAAGGCGGTCTCGTCGATCAGCGGACCAACCAGCGTCCCCGGCTCCAGCGGAGAGCCGACGGGGAGGGAGCTATAGGCTTTCTTGAGCTGATCGACGAGCTGGTCCGCGATGCTCTCATGCACGATCAGGCGGCGCAGGGATGTGCAGCGCTGACCGGCGGTGCCAACGGCAGAGAAGCAGATGGCGCGGACGGCCATTCCGAGATCGGCGCTCGGGGCGACAACCATGGCGTTGTTGCCACCTAGCTCGAGGATGGAGCGACCAAAGCGATCGGCAACACGCGGGCCAACGGCGCGACCCATGCGGGTGGAGCCGGTGGCTGAGATGATCGGGGCTTTGGGATTGTCGACGAGAGCTTCGCCAGCGGCCGGGCCGCCGATGACCAACTGGTGCAGTCCTTCGGGCGCGGCATCGAATTTTGCGATCACGCGGGCCAGAATGGCCTCACAGGCAAGCGCCGTCAGCGGGGTTTTCTCGGACGGTTTCCAGACCACGGCATCGCCACAGACCAGCGCAAGGCAGGTGTTCCACGACCAGACCGCGACGGGGAAGTTGAAGGCGGAAATGACGCCGCAGACTCCCATCGGATGCCAGGTTTCCATCATGCGATGGCCGGGGCGTTCGGAAGCGATTGTCTTGCCGTAGAGCTGGCGAGACTGACCGACGGCGAAATCGCAGATGTCGATCATTTCCTGCACCTCGCCAAGGCCTTCGGACAGGATCTTGCCAGCTTCGATGCTGACGAGGCGGCCAAGGGCTTCCTTGTGGGTGCGCAATTCTTCGCCGAGCAGACGGACGAGTTCACCGCGCACGGGAGCCGGGACGGTGCGCCATTTGAGATAGGCCTCATGGGCCGCGTCAACCGCGGCATTCATCGCGGCGGCGTCCTGTTCGGTCACGTTGGCAATAAAGCTGCCATCAATCGGGCTGTTGACGACCAGCGAACCGGTCAGTAAATCGCCAGACACACCGAGCTTTTCAAGCAGGGCGCTGGTTTCGTCATTGAGCGAAAGTTTCATGGAAACGTTCATCGGATTCTCCAAGGAAGGTGTTCGGCCTGCCGTCTCGGGAGGTTGCGGCGTGCCTTTAAATTATTGATTTATATTTGTTATTTTCATGGGCTGGCCGATAGTATAATGATGTGATGCGTGGCGCGACAGAGGTGGCGAAGATGGTCGCTATAGATTGTCGGAACACTTTGGCAAATTGCCGGAATCTTGTGATAATGTGTCAGTTTGTAGTTTGCCCCTGATGGAAAATCATGAATAAGTGAGCTCAGCGCATGGGGCATCCGAGGGCAGAGAGGGCTAGACTGTGCGATGTCAAAACCAAACAGGGGAGATGCGTCATGCGGCGTGCGCTTGATGATCTTGATCGACAACTGATCCGACTGCTGCAGGCGGACGCCCGGCTGTCAACATCCGAAATCGGTCGCAAGCTGTCCGTTGCCCGTTCGACCGTGCATGAGCGCATCGAGCGTCTCAAGCGGGAAGGGGTGATCGACGGCTTCACCGTGCTGCTGAACAGCGATCCGCTGGACGCGCTCAACCGGGCGATCGTGTTTGTCGAGATCGATCCCAAGATGCAGGCGGCTATCGTGCGCAAGCTGGAGGATTTTCCCGAGATTTCCTCCTGCTTCACGGTGAATGGCGCCTTCGATCTGGCGCTGATCGTGGAAATGCCGCAGCTTGAGGATCTGGATGCCCTGCTTGATGAAATTGGTGAGATCGAGGGTGTGGCGCGGACGATGACCAACATCATTCTGGCCAAAAAGTTTGATCGCCGTCACACGCTGATCAATGAGACGGCGAAGAAACTGTTCGGTCAGGAGCCGTTTTGAGCCCTGACAGGGCTTTGGCGGCGCTCAGAACTTGTCTTTTCTCGTGCGGATTTCGGCGAAGACCTCCGGGTCTTCTGCTTCTGACATGCCGAGGGAATCCTTGATGTCCTGATGGTTCGCACGGATGAAGCTGTTGGTGGTCAGCTCTTCAAGGATGCTGGTCGGGACGGTGGGCAGTCCCTTGGCGCGCAGCTCCCGAATGTCATTCACACGTTGCAGCAGCAGCTCATTGTCCGGCTCGATGGTCAGGCAGAATTCGGCGTTGGCGAGCGTATATTCGTGGCCGCAGAAAACGGTTGTTTCCGGCGGCAGCTTGGCGAGCTTGTCGACTGAGAACCACATGTCACGCAAAGTGCCTTCAAAGACGCGGCCGCAGCCTAGGGCGAAAACCGTATCGCCGGTGAAGGCCAGTTCCGCGTCGGGGATCCAGTAGCTGATGTGATCGAGGGTGTGGCCGGGGGTGCCAAGACAATAGATAGTCACCGCGCCGAATTTGAATTTGTCGCCGTCTTCGACGCCATGGTCAATATGCCCGATCTTCTCCCGGCTCATCTCCGGTCCCCAGACTGCCGCTCCGGTTGCAGCCTTGATTGCTGCGAGGCCGCCGACATGATCATGGTGATGATGGGTGATGAGAATGTGTGTCAGCGTCCAGCCGGTTTCTTGAAGGGCGGCCATGATCGGGCCTTCTTCGGGGGCATCGACCAACAGGGTGACATTCTCCTCCGGATCGTGGGCGAGAACCGCATAATTGTCGGACAGGCAAGGAATGAGTTTGGTTACGAGTGCATGTTTTGTCACGCGGTCTTTCTCCCCGGGATTGGCCGGTTTTGTCGTTTGGCGGAGTGTTGCACAGATTATAACGTTTCTGTAGTGAAAATATGTTTTTCTGATCTCACCTCCCATCCTTGCCAACAGGGCGAGGCGAGGTGGCAATCGCTGTCGGCAAGGGTTGGAATCGGCGACTGTCGGTGCCACATTAGAGAGATGACAGGAGCCGAAAGGCGCTTGGCGCGCTTGCGGGCCGGGCATGGCGACCAAAAGTGAGCGCGCATGTTTCTTGATGTACTTGATTTGCGGAATTTCTACGCCCAGCCACTCGGCGGGGTGACTGCGCAGCACATCAATCTCGGAATTCGCCAGCATTGGCCAAACCTCAACGGCCTGACTGTTCTTGGTATGGGCTATGCGCCACCCTATCTCAGAGAGCTGCGGGGAGAGGCCGAGCGCACCCTGTCGCTGATGCCAGCCCAGCAAGGGGCGGTCTATTGGCCCTCCACGGGGGCATCCCTGACCAGTCTGGTTGATGCCAATGCGCTGCCGCTACCCGATTCCTGCATTGACCGGATCCTGCTTGTTCACATGCTCGAGCTCGTTGACAATCCGGCAGATCATCTCAGGGAGATCTGGCGGGTGCTGACACCGGGCGGGCGATTGCTCGTTGTCGTTCCAAACCGTCGCGGCGTCTGGGCGCGTCTGGAGCATTCCCCCTTTGCCTATGGTCGTCCCTTCTCGAAAGGGCAGCTCACCCATCTCATGCGGGATACGATGTTCACACCCGTGCGCTGGAGCGAGGCTCTCCATTTCGGACCCTTCAAGGGGCGTGGCTATTTCGGCTCGGCCCGGCTGTGGGAGAAGATTGGTAAGCGTTGCTGGCCCGCCTTTGCCGGTGTGCATATTGTCGAGGCGACAAAGCTGATGCGTCAGGCCCTGCCGGCGCAGGAGGCCAATGTGTTGCAGTCGAGCTTCCGGCCGGTCTTCCTGCCGGTGCCCCATCTTCCCAACAGCTATCCGGGTGCGGGCATCCGCAATCCCTTCTTCGATTGGCAGGGCGAGCGAAACTGGCGGGATCCGGACCCTCAGGCCTGACGGATTTTGGCCCGAGATTATTTGGCTTGGGGATCGCGGCTCAACAGGAAGATGGCCTGTTCGGCAAACAGGTTCCAGAACCACCATGGGGCGCTGAAGGAAATGCGCTCGCCATTGCCCTGCAAGCCATGCGCCTTCTCGATGACGGCGTTGGTCTCCTTGCACAGATTGACGAAATCGCGAACCGTACAGAAGTGAATGTTGGGCGTGTCGTACCAGCTGTAGGGCAGATAGTCGTTGACCGGCATGCGGCCATGGAACATCAGGTCCGAGCGGACGCGCCAATGTCCGAAGTTTGGAAAGGACACGATGGCCTTGGAGCCGATGCGCAGGAGATGCTCGAGCACATTGCGCGGATTGCGGGTCGCCTGAATGGTCTGGCTGAGGATCACATAGTCGAAACTGTTGTCCGGATAGTAGATCAGATCCTCGTCCGCATCGCCCTGAATGACCGACAGACCACGGGCCACGCATTTGTTGACGCCGCGCTGGGACAGCTCGATGCCGCGCCCCTCGACGTTGCACTGATCGCGCAGCATTTCCAGCAGTCCGCCGTCGTCGCTGCCCACGTCGAGCACGCGGGAGCCCGGCTCCACCATGCCTGCGACGAGTTCAAAGTCGATGCGGGTGTTGTCTGCCCGTCCGCCCACGATGAGAGCTTTCTTGTCGGTCTCTGAGGTCATTGTCCGCTCTCTCCATCGGTCCCGGTTTTGCCCGGTGCGGCGAAGCTGAGATTGTAGTCACGGGCCGCTGCATTGAGGAAGCCATCGACCGCATCGAAGAATTCGGGTTCCTCAAGCAGGAAGGCGTCATGGCCCTTGTCGGTTTCGATCTCGACAAAGCTCACCGAAGCCCCTGCCGCATTGAGGGCATGGACGAGCAGGCGGCTGCCAGAGGTCGGATAGTGCCAGTCAGAGGTGAAGGAGACCAGACAGACGCGCGGGGTCTTGCGGTTGAAGGCCTTTGCCAACTGTCCGCCATAGTCTGCCGCGATGTCGAAATAATCCATTGCGCGCGTGACATAGAGGTAGGAGTTGGCGTCGAAGCGGTCAACGAAGGTCATGCCCTGATGGCGAAGGTAGCTCTCGATCTGGAAATCGGCATCAAAGGAAAAGGTCTTCGCATCGCGATTCTGCAGATTGCGGCCGAACTTGCTCTGCAGCGACTGCTCGGACATGTAGGTGACATGGGCGGCCATGCGCGCAACGGACAGGCCCTTGCGCGGCGTGGTGCCGAGTTCGAGATAGCGTCCGCCATGCCATTCCGGATCAGCCATCACGGCCTGCCGTCCGACCTCGTAGAAGGCTATATTCTGCGAAGTATGGTGCGGCGCGGTGGCGATGAAGACGGCCGACGCGCAGAGTTCGGGATATTCCGAGGCCCACTGGATGGCCTGCATGCCACCCATGGAGCCGCCGATGACGCTGAAAAGTTTTTCGATGCCCAGATGTTTGATGAGCATGGTCTGGGCGCGCACCATGTCACGGATCGTGATGACCGGTAGCTCGAGGCCATAGGCCTTGCCGGTTTCTGGGTTGATCGAGGCGGGTCCTGTGGAGCCGGAGCAGCCACCCAGCACGTTCGAGCAGATGACGAAGTAGCGATCGGTATCGATGGGTTTGCCCGGTCCGATCAGGGCTGACCACCAGCCCTGCTTGCCCGTCACGGGAGATTGTGAGGCGGCATATTGGTCGCCGGTCAGGGCGTGGCAGGCGAGGATCGCATTGCTGCGGTCCTCGTTGAGGGTGCCGTATGTCTCGTAAGCGATGGTGAAGGGGCTGAGGGTGACGCCAGCATCCAGCTCAAGCGGCTCGTCCGGGCCGAATGTGACGCTCTGGCTCGAGGGAGAGCGTGCCTCGTGCAGGGCCAGATCTTCCGTTTCGCCCACGGTGCTGTCGTTGTCTTTGGTGTCCGTGGGGTCGGTCATGGCAATCCTCGAGCATCCTTCGCATGCAGATTTCGTGTGATAGCGAAACAGCGCAGGCTAAGATGCGCTTCCTCCTTGTCCTCATTTATGCGGGACAATGTGTATTTCTCGTAGCTAGGCACGGACAGGGGCGCTGTCAAATGTTTTCTTTGCTTTTCTTCTCCGCGTTTTTTATGAATGGTTGCCAAATGATAAGGCGAAATAATCTGTTCAGGACCTGCCATGAGTGAAAGTTCCAAGGAGCGCGAAGGTGCCGATGCACCGACGCTGGATGAATTGCGGCAACGGATCGACCGGATCGACGAGGTGATCCATCGGTCCCTGATCGAGCGCAGCGAAATCGTCAAAGCCCTGATTGCGGTCAAACGGACCGACAAGCCGGGGGCGGCCTTCCGTCCGGGCAGAGAAGTGGACATGATGCGCCGTCTTGTCGGGCGTCATCGCGGGATCCTGCCGATCACCACGGTCGAGCATATCTGGCGCGAGATCATTGCCACCTTCACCCACATGCAGGCGCCGTATGACGTGGTGGTTGCGCCGGGGGCAGCCTTGCGCGACGTTGCGCGCTTCTATTTCGGCTTTACGGTCGGGTTCAAGGAGGCCGTGAGCCCCGAAACGGTGATCAACGATGTGCGAGCCGGAGAAGGCTCGGTGCTCGGGGTTGTCGGGCTGAAAGACGTCTCTGACACGCCGTGGTGGCTGACGCTGGCAAGCGACGGGGTGCAGGTCATTGCCCGCTTGCCGGTGATCCGGCAGGAGGGACGCCCGGTCGACACGGACGCGGTGGTGCTGTCCATGCCGCTGATGGATACCACTGTGCCGGACATGCATCTGGTGGCGCTTGCCGCCTCGAGCCTTGAAGGCGCAGATGATGCCATCCGCGCCGTCGGCGGGACGGTGCTGTCGACCTGTGCCGTTAAGGATCGGGTGGAAATTCTCACGGCGATGCCGTTCTCGGTGGGGGATTTCAAGATCGAACGCCTGACCGAGCTTGCCGTCAATCCGCTGGTCATCCGGGGCAACGTGGGCGGCTACTGGACGCCGATCACCCTGTCCTGATTGCCGTGACAGTTTGGCGAGAGACCAAATTGCGACATAGCTGTCATGAAATTCATTGAACCAAGGCTTTTCTCTTGAATGGGCCGTGAGCTTGGCTGTAAGACTGGCCGAGCCAAAAACAACAAGAAAGTGCAGGAGTGCAGCCATGTCTCTGAAGCAAGAGCCAGTGCGTCCGAAGCCCCGCGACTGTGTGACCGGGATCCCTCTTTACGTTCCGGGCAAGAGCAAAGCCAATGGCAACGGTCGCGTTCACAAGCTGTCGTCGAATGAAAGCCCGCTGGGGGCCAGCCCCAAGGCGGTTGATGCCTATCGCCAGATGGCAGGACAGCTTGAGCTTTATCCGGACGGCGGCAGCAACTCCTTGCGTGATGCAATTGCAGAGGTCCATGGCGTCCATCCCGAGCGCGTTCTTTGCGGTGCCGGGTCGGATGAGGTTCTGAGCCTGCTTGCCAATGCCTATCTGGAAAGCGGTGATGAGGCCATCTATTGCGAGCATGGCTTCCTGATGTATCCGATTGCCATTCAGGCCGCCGGGGCAACCCCTGTCGTTGCCATGGAAAAGGATCTGACCACCGATGTGGATGCCATCCTTGCGGCTGTGACCGACAAGACGAAGATGGTTTTTCTGGCCAACCCGAACAACCCGACGGGCACCTACCTGCCGTTCTCCGAAGTACGCCGTTTGCACAAGGGGTTGCCGGGCAATGTAATTCTGGTGCTTGATGCCGCCTACGCGGAATATGTCACCAGCACCGACTACGAGGCCGGGATCGAGCTTGCTGGCAGTTCCGAGAATGTCGTAATGACCCGCACCTATTCCAAGATCTACGGGCTTGCCAGCCTGCGCCTTGGCTGGTGCTATGGTCCTCAGGCCATTATCGATGCCATGAACCGCATTCGTGGTCCGTTCAACGTGTCCGGTCCGGCTCAGTCTGCCGGTATCGCTGCCATTCGTGATCAGGAATTCGTGCGCTCTGCGGTCGAGCATAACAGCGAATGGCTGCCGAAGGTGACGAAGGCTCTTGAAGGCATCGGCCTCAAGGTGACCCCGAGTGTGGCCAACTTCATCCTCATTCACTTCCCCGAAGTGCCCGGCAAGACAGCAGCTGAGGCTGACAAATATCTGCTTGATCATGGCTGCGTGCTGCGGCAGGTCGATAGCTATAATCTGCCCAACTCGCTGCGGATGACCATCGGCACGAAAGAGGCTTGTGAAGACGTGATTGCGACCCTGACCAAATTCCTGAACGGGGCGCACTGATGTCTGATTTTATGTTCCAGCGCATGGCCCTCATCGGCATCGGCCTGTTGGGGTCCTCGATTGCTCTTGCAGCGCGACAACGGGGTCTGGTGGATCATATCGCCATCACCACCCGTTCGGAGGCGACGCTTCATCGGGCCGAGGAACTTGGGCTGGGGGACAGTTATCACATCAATTCCGTCGATGCGGTCAAGGATGCGGACCTGATCATTGTCTGCACGCCCGTGGGGGCCTGCGAGGCTGTGGCCAAGGCCATTGCGCCGCATCTTCAGCCGGGTGCCATCGTGACCGATGTGGGCTCGGTGAAGGCTTCTGTCGTGCGGCAGATGCAGCCTCATCTTCCCGGAAATGTGCATTTCGTGCCCAGCCATCCCATCGCGGGGACCGAGCATTCCGGCCCGGATGCGGGCTTTGCCGAGCTGTTCATCAATCGCTGGTGCATTCTGACGCCCCCCGAGGGGACAGATGAAGTGGCAGTCGAGACACTGCATGCCTTCTGGACCGCGCTTGGCTCCAATGTCGAGATGATGGACCCGCATCACCATGACAACGTTCTGGCGATCACGTCCCATCTGCCGCACCTGATTGCCTACAACATTGTCGGCACGGCTTCGGATCTCGAGCTGGTCACGAACTCGGAAGTGATCAAATATTCGGCTGGTGGTTTCAGGGATTTCACGCGTCTTGCCGCCTCCGATCCGACCATGTGGCGCGATGTCTTCCTGCACAACAAGGAAGCGGCGCTGGAAATGCTCGGTCGGTTCAGCGAGGATCTGACAGCCTTGCAGCGCGCCATTCGCTGGGAAGACGGGGACAAGCTGTTTGAGCTGTTCTCCCGCACCCGCTCGATCCGGCGCAGCATTATCGATGCCGGGCAGGAAGTGGATGTTTCGGACTTTGGTCGTCATCTCAGGGACGGGGAAACCCACGCCAAGACCCTCAACCGGGACGATCACGAATATACCGGCAGCTGACCGGCTTGCCGTCATCAATCAAAAAAGGGCGCCCGCATCGAATGCGGGCGCCCTTTTTGTTAGGGTGAAACGTCGGTCGGGCAGGCCTTTATTGAACAGCGGGGATGCTGCCCAACGTCAGAAAGCCCGTGCGGATCTTGCCCTTGTCGAGACGGACGTCGACCTCCGAGCCGATCAGATCGCCATCCTTGACGGGCTTGCCCATCAGCTGCATTGCCGTGAGCGGGCCATTGAGGCCGTCACGTTTGGCGGTGAGGGTTGCGCTGGCCGTTGCGCTGGATGCAGGCGGGTTCAGGATGCGCAGTTTCAAGAGGCCATTGGCAAGTCCGCTGTCATCAATCGCGACGTCGCCAGCAAGCTTCAGTGTCTTCTGGCCCACCTCGATCTGACTGTCGATCTTTTCGATCTTGCCGGATTGTCTGAGCCAGGCTTTCGCCGGATTGGCCTCGTTGCGAATGGCAGGGGAGAGGCCATCGACGGCGGTGAAGGAGACCTGACCGGAGAACAGCGGCAGCTGACCGGCCGAGAGATCCGTGGCAGACAGGGACAGGTCGAGATCCGTTGCTGTCTCCGGGTTCGGGCGGAGATGAAGCGCGATCTTTTCGGCCGAGACATCATCGAGGAGCCGGGCGAGTTGCTGATTGTTGGATGAGACCACCGGCTTTTCGGCCTCGAACGAGGCGCGCTTGACAAAGTCCGTCGGGCTGAAGCGGACCGAGCCGCGGATCAGCTCGGAGACCATGGTGAAGGTTTCGCCGGTGCGGTCGTGCGTGAGGTCGACCCGGTTCTCCGCTTCGATGACGGCAAGGTTGGGGGCATAGACCTGCCAGAGGGCGCGGACGGGGCCGCCCTTAGCCTGCCAGCCGCTTCTGGGATCATTGACCTCGTAGGCGGAGCAGGACAGATAGAGGCGGAAGGGATAGCCGCCAAGGCTCTGATCCGCGCAGGAGACAAGGCGCGTGCCATTGACTTCGCGTGCCAACAGCTTGTCGACAATTTCCTGTGCTCTGGTGTAGCTGGTGTACCAGAAGGCGGACCAGCCAGCAAAGACGACAAGCAGGGCTCCAATGAGGTAGAGATATTTTCGGTGGGACTTCGTCCCGTCGGTATCGGTCTTCATTGTGCGTTTGATCCTGTGCTGTCTTGGCTTCTGGATGGGTGGCTTTGATTTGTTGCAAATCATCCGCCTGATTGATATCCAAGAGCTCTTGTCGCCCTTCTATGCCGGTCAATCAAGGCGCAGTTGCGACGGTGAGCAGATTTTTCAAACCCGAAGAGTGGGAGCGGCTGCCGATGGATGAATTGTGGGTTTTTGGCTATGGCTCCCTGATGTGGCGACCGGGCTTCGAGTTTGAAGAAGCCCATGTTGCCGTGCTTGAAGGCTATCATCGCTCACTGTGCGTCTATTCCTATGTCTATCGCGGAACGCCCGAGAAGCCGGGGCTGGTGCTGGGCCTCGCCGAGGGTGGGGAAACCATCGGTATGGCCTTTCGGGTTGCGGCGCTCGATCGCGAGGCGGTCATCGCCTATCTGCGCGAGCGTGAGCAGGTCACGTCGGTCTATCTGGAGCGCACCGGAACAGCCCGGCTGATGTCTGGCGACCGCCGGGGAGAAGAGGTCAAGGTGCTCGCCTATGTGGCGGACCCCGACCATGAACAGTTTGCCGGACAATTGTCGCTCAAGGAGCAGGAACGGGTCGTTCTTGACGGGCGGGGCAAGGCGGGGCCGAACATCGACTATGTGCTCAACACAGTCGATCACCTCAAGGAAATCGACATCGACGATCCCGAGTTGTTTGCGCTCGGAGCTGCGTTGCGCGCAAAGACCGTGTGAATGGCTGCCGGGATCAGGCGGAAAGCCGGAACTGTGATTTGCCAGCGTCTGCAGACAGATCGGCAATGACCTTTTGGCGTTGCTCATCGCCACCCGCCAGCAGATGCACATAGATGCCGAGGGTCGAAAGATCTTCCAGATCAGCATTCTGGAGTGCACGAGGCGACAGGTCGGCGATGTCACCGATCCATTGCACGGTGGGTTGGCCGTCCTTTTCGGTGGCCAGCAGCAGAACGCAATCCTTGAAGGTGGCCAGATCGTCTGCCGAGATTTGCGAGAATATATAGCGGGTGCCCGCCGAGCTCTGCCAATAGCAGAAGCGGTTGGTCAGACTGTCGAGTGTCAGATCGCCGACGGGTCTCTGTATCATGGACTTTCCCCAATAAGCGTTTGTCTCAGATTGTCTTTGTCTGAGGTGGTAACGCTTCATTCCCGATTTTGTTCCCTGTATCCATATTGTGTGTATTTTGTGGCATTCAATACAAGATCTGGATATTTATCGGCGGGGTTTATTGCTTCGGCAGACCACCACCCGCTGCGCGGGCCTCGGCGATCAATCTGTTGCTGTTTTCCTCGATCATTGTGCTGACCTGCTCGAAGAAGGCCGCCTGCTCCAATCCGGGTTCGATTGGGGGCAGAACCTCGAAGATGACCTTGCCTGGATAGAGAAGCACCGACTGGCGCGGCCAGAACAGACCGGTGTTGATAGCCACCGGATAGCAGGGCACATTGAGTTCCTTGTAGATGTAGGCGATGCCGTATTTATAGGCTGGCTCCGCATCAACGGGACGGCGGGTGCCTTCGGGGAAAATGATCAGCTGGCGGGTCTCTTTCATGCGTTCCTTGGCCCGCTGCATCATGGATTTGAGGGTCTTCGACCGGGCGCCGCGATCGATCGGGATCATTTCGCCGCGCGCCACAGCCCAGCCGAACAGCGGGATCCACATCAGCTCGCGCTTCAGGATGAAGAGCGGATCGTCGATGATGGTGAGCAGCGCGAAGGTTTCGTAGACGCTCATGTGCTTGCAGGCGAGGATGAGGCTCTGATCTCTGGGGATGCGCTCCTGATGCCGCACCTCGAAGGAGCCGCCAACGATTTTGGAGAAGAGCCAGGTGCAGACCCGCCCCCAAATGCCGCTGATCGCGATGACATGGCGTCGATGGAAGGGCAGTGTGAACATGCAGGCCAGAACCAGCACGAAGGTGACGGAATAGAAAGCGATGTGAAAGAGCAGCGATCGAATGAGCAGCATCAAGGGACGTCCTTGCCTTTGCCAGCGTAGAGCCGGCTGGAACCGCGCCTGTTATTGACCAAAATTGTGCCGCTGTCCAGCGATCAGGACTCACCGCGGCTGCGGCTTGGAAAAGACGGCAGACGGATCACAAAGCCGAGGCGGAGGCCGTTTTCTTCTTGCCCAGTCGTTCGGTCGTCACATAGATCAGAGAGGCAAGCAGCTTGCCATATTCCTTGGAGAGCAGCTGGAAATTGTTGAGATCGAACAGGCGGGCGATGAGGGATCGACCATCCGAGCGGGTGACGATGTGGCCCTGATAGCGCAGCTCCGGCGCAGCCCGGTACATTTCCAGCATGGTGCGGGGCATGTGATAGGCGCTGGTCACGATGATCAGGCTCTGATAGTCGTTGTTGTGGGCCCACAGGGCGGTCTGGGTGGCATTGGCCACCGTGTTGAGCGCCTGACTGTCGAGCTCGACACAGCAATTGATCTGGGATGCCGTGAGCTTGTAGCGTTTCTGCAGGATCTTATTGGTATAACCCGGATGCACCCCGGAAATCAGCAGCTTCTTGCCCAGCCCCTGATTGAGCAGGCTCACGGCCCGCTCAAGCCGACCCGCGCCACCTGTCACGACGACGATGGCGTCTGCGGCATCCGGGGTCTTCTCGCTGGCCATGAGGACATAGCTGGTGAAATAGACCAGACCACCAACCAGAATGACCACCACGACAGCGGCAAACATGACAAGCGTTCGCGCGACCTTGCGCAGCAGAGACCGCGGCTTCCGCGTGTCTGCGGGCCGGTCCTCATCGGTCAGATTGCTGCTTTGTTGGTGGTCGGACATGCGGGTCTTTGATGCGTGTGATTGGTTAGAGGTCAGGCCAGTTTGCTCAGTGTATTCATGACCGTCAATCTTGTCGTTATTGCGGTGAATATGGCGATGAGCAAAATCAGCGCGAAGGTGCCCAGATAGGCAGCGTAGCCCAGCTGAATGACACCCAGAAGAGCCTGCATCTGATCCATGGCGGCGGATCCCTCATCCTGTCTGACAATGAGCTGCAGGATGAGAAAGGTGACGATGGCAGCCGAGCCACCGGCGAG
This window of the uncultured Cohaesibacter sp. genome carries:
- a CDS encoding chorismate mutase; translation: MSESSKEREGADAPTLDELRQRIDRIDEVIHRSLIERSEIVKALIAVKRTDKPGAAFRPGREVDMMRRLVGRHRGILPITTVEHIWREIIATFTHMQAPYDVVVAPGAALRDVARFYFGFTVGFKEAVSPETVINDVRAGEGSVLGVVGLKDVSDTPWWLTLASDGVQVIARLPVIRQEGRPVDTDAVVLSMPLMDTTVPDMHLVALAASSLEGADDAIRAVGGTVLSTCAVKDRVEILTAMPFSVGDFKIERLTELAVNPLVIRGNVGGYWTPITLS
- the hisC gene encoding histidinol-phosphate transaminase, translated to MSLKQEPVRPKPRDCVTGIPLYVPGKSKANGNGRVHKLSSNESPLGASPKAVDAYRQMAGQLELYPDGGSNSLRDAIAEVHGVHPERVLCGAGSDEVLSLLANAYLESGDEAIYCEHGFLMYPIAIQAAGATPVVAMEKDLTTDVDAILAAVTDKTKMVFLANPNNPTGTYLPFSEVRRLHKGLPGNVILVLDAAYAEYVTSTDYEAGIELAGSSENVVMTRTYSKIYGLASLRLGWCYGPQAIIDAMNRIRGPFNVSGPAQSAGIAAIRDQEFVRSAVEHNSEWLPKVTKALEGIGLKVTPSVANFILIHFPEVPGKTAAEADKYLLDHGCVLRQVDSYNLPNSLRMTIGTKEACEDVIATLTKFLNGAH
- a CDS encoding prephenate/arogenate dehydrogenase family protein — encoded protein: MSDFMFQRMALIGIGLLGSSIALAARQRGLVDHIAITTRSEATLHRAEELGLGDSYHINSVDAVKDADLIIVCTPVGACEAVAKAIAPHLQPGAIVTDVGSVKASVVRQMQPHLPGNVHFVPSHPIAGTEHSGPDAGFAELFINRWCILTPPEGTDEVAVETLHAFWTALGSNVEMMDPHHHDNVLAITSHLPHLIAYNIVGTASDLELVTNSEVIKYSAGGFRDFTRLAASDPTMWRDVFLHNKEAALEMLGRFSEDLTALQRAIRWEDGDKLFELFSRTRSIRRSIIDAGQEVDVSDFGRHLRDGETHAKTLNRDDHEYTGS
- a CDS encoding DUF2125 domain-containing protein produces the protein MKTDTDGTKSHRKYLYLIGALLVVFAGWSAFWYTSYTRAQEIVDKLLAREVNGTRLVSCADQSLGGYPFRLYLSCSAYEVNDPRSGWQAKGGPVRALWQVYAPNLAVIEAENRVDLTHDRTGETFTMVSELIRGSVRFSPTDFVKRASFEAEKPVVSSNNQQLARLLDDVSAEKIALHLRPNPETATDLDLSLSATDLSAGQLPLFSGQVSFTAVDGLSPAIRNEANPAKAWLRQSGKIEKIDSQIEVGQKTLKLAGDVAIDDSGLANGLLKLRILNPPASSATASATLTAKRDGLNGPLTAMQLMGKPVKDGDLIGSEVDVRLDKGKIRTGFLTLGSIPAVQ
- a CDS encoding gamma-glutamylcyclotransferase; amino-acid sequence: MSRFFKPEEWERLPMDELWVFGYGSLMWRPGFEFEEAHVAVLEGYHRSLCVYSYVYRGTPEKPGLVLGLAEGGETIGMAFRVAALDREAVIAYLREREQVTSVYLERTGTARLMSGDRRGEEVKVLAYVADPDHEQFAGQLSLKEQERVVLDGRGKAGPNIDYVLNTVDHLKEIDIDDPELFALGAALRAKTV
- a CDS encoding lysophospholipid acyltransferase family protein, with the translated sequence MLLIRSLLFHIAFYSVTFVLVLACMFTLPFHRRHVIAISGIWGRVCTWLFSKIVGGSFEVRHQERIPRDQSLILACKHMSVYETFALLTIIDDPLFILKRELMWIPLFGWAVARGEMIPIDRGARSKTLKSMMQRAKERMKETRQLIIFPEGTRRPVDAEPAYKYGIAYIYKELNVPCYPVAINTGLFWPRQSVLLYPGKVIFEVLPPIEPGLEQAAFFEQVSTMIEENSNRLIAEARAAGGGLPKQ
- a CDS encoding YdcF family protein, yielding MSDHQQSSNLTDEDRPADTRKPRSLLRKVARTLVMFAAVVVVILVGGLVYFTSYVLMASEKTPDAADAIVVVTGGAGRLERAVSLLNQGLGKKLLISGVHPGYTNKILQKRYKLTASQINCCVELDSQALNTVANATQTALWAHNNDYQSLIIVTSAYHMPRTMLEMYRAAPELRYQGHIVTRSDGRSLIARLFDLNNFQLLSKEYGKLLASLIYVTTERLGKKKTASASAL